One part of the Lotus japonicus ecotype B-129 chromosome 2, LjGifu_v1.2 genome encodes these proteins:
- the LOC130738808 gene encoding protein PLASTID MOVEMENT IMPAIRED 1-like, which yields MATDNSAKRNSNAQLLEELEALSESLYQSHTTTARRTASLALPRTSTETPFVPSAEHDNNNNDTAKIDNKNSSNKHWSRRMSLSLWRSKPKLEAPKAHLTEPDTKMLDDTPNSAEKKGIWKWKPIRALSHIGMQKLTCLFSVEVATAQGLPSSMNGVRLSVCVRKKETKDGAVQTMPSRVDQGAADFEETIFIRCHVYCNHGSSGNGKHLKFEPRPFWIYLVAVDAKELNFGRNYVDLSHLIQESIEKNQQGTRIRQWDKSFSLSGKAKGGELVLKLGFQIMEKDGGVEIYNNQEENLKSSRFRNLTSSFARKQSKTSFSVPSSRITTRNEAWTPSMTRLAEDIPGMDDLNLDDGKEKVGDFDFPEFEVVDKGVEVQEKKEEYEGAESEKSLEVRSVSSEVVKEIVHDKLLHLARLTELDAISKQIKALQSMMGEDNRSIKAAEDTESQRLDSDEENVTREFLHMLEDLEARGYKFNESEIPPLQLEGHEQEQSSVDGEMESKVYLPDLGKGLGCVIQTKDGGYLASMNPLDNAVARNDTPKLAMQMSKPYVLTTSHESPNGLELFQKLASIGLDELSTQIFSLMPIDELIGKTAEQVAFEGIASAIIQGRNKEGASSSAARIVSALKGMANAMSSGRQERISTGLWNVDEEPLTAEKILAFTMQKIEFMAVEALKIQTDMAEEEAPFDVSALSNTKEENKDSNDLLSSAVSLEDWIRDQSYNSDTDEPSSITLIFVVQLRDPIRGFEAVGGPVMVQVHATSVDTKGDDYYQDDEEKRFKVMSLHVGGFKVRSGTTKKNIAWETEKQRLTAMQWLIEHGLGKAGKRGKHALVKGQDLLWSISSRIMADMWLKTMRNPDIKLVK from the coding sequence ATGGCAACTGATAACTCTGCCAAGAGAAACTCCAATGCTCAGCTCCTTGAAGAGCTAGAGGCTCTAAGTGAATCCCTTTACCAATCTCACACCACCACAGCTAGAAGAACAGCTTCTCTTGCTCTGCCAAGAACCTCAACTGAAACTCCTTTTGTCCCATCTGCAGAacatgacaacaacaacaatgacaCTGCTAAAATAGACAACAAAAACAGCAGCAACAAACATTGGTCCCGGCGCATGTCTTTGTCCCTCTGGCGATCAAAGCCAAAGCTTGAAGCTCCCAAGGCACACCTCACTGAGCCAGATACCAAAATGCTTGATGACACGCCAAATTCAGCTGAAAAGAAAGGAATTTGGAAGTGGAAGCCTATAAGAGCTCTTTCTCATATTGGAATGCAGAAACTAACTtgtttgttttctgttgaagTGGCCACTGCTCAAGGCCTTCCTTCATCAATGAATGGAGTGAGGCTTTCTGTTTGTGTTAGAAAGAAGGAGACAAAAGATGGTGCTGTTCAGACAATGCCATCACGTGTTGATCAAGGAGCTGCAGATTTTGAAGAGACCATTTTCATCAGGTGCCATGTTTACTGCAACCATGGTAGTAGTGGAAATGGAAAGCACCTCAAGTTTGAGCCAAGACCATTTTGGATATACCTTGTTGCTGTTGATGCTAAAGAACTCAATTTTGGAAGAAACTATGTGGACTTGAGCCATTTGATCCAAGAATCCATTGAGAAAAACCAGCAAGGTACGAGGATTAGGCAGTGGGACAAAAGTTTCAGCTTATCTGGGAAAGCAAAAGGAGGTGAACTGGTTCTGAAACTTGGCTTCCAAATCATGGAGAAAGATGGAGGAGTTGAGATATATAATAACCAGGAGGAGAATTTGAAGTCCAGCAGGTTCAGAAATCTCACATCTTCATTTGCTCGCAAACAATCCAAGACATCCTTCAGTGTGCCTAGTTCAAGAATAACTACCAGAAATGAAGCTTGGACCCCTTCAATGACAAGGTTAGCAGAAGATATTCCAGGTATGGATGATTTGAACCTTGATGATGGCAAAGAAAAGGTGGGGGATTTTGATTTTCCGGAGTTTGAGGTTGTTGATAAAGGGGTTGAGgttcaagaaaagaaagaagaatatGAAGGAGCAGAATCTGAGAAATCTTTAGAGGTGAGGTCAGTTTCAAGTGAGGTTGTGAAGGAAATAGTGCATGATAAGTTGTTGCACCTAGCTAGATTAACTGAGCTTGATGCAATTTCCAAGCAGATAAAGGCTCTTCAGTCCATGATGGGAGAAGATAACAGGTCCATAAAAGCAGCAGAGGATACAGAATCACAGAGATtagattctgatgaagaaaaTGTGACAAGGGAGTTTCTTCATATGCTTGAGGATCTAGAAGCCAGAGGATACAAATTCAACGAATCTGAAATCCCCCCTTTGCAACTTGAAGGACATGAGCAAGAGCAATCTTCAGTAGATGGAGAAATGGAATCCAAAGTGTATCTTCCTGATCTTGGCAAAGGCTTGGGTTGTGTGATTCAAACAAAAGATGGTGGCTACTTGGCATCTATGAACCCTTTGGATAATGCTGTGGCTAGAAATGACACACCAAAGCTAGCAATGCAGATGTCAAAGCCTTATGTGTTGACAACATCACATGAATCCCCAAATGGGTTAGAGTTATTTCAGAAATTGGCTAGCATTGGTCTTGATGAGCTAAGCACTCAAATTTTCTCTTTGATGCCCATAGATGAACTGATAGGTAAGACTGCAGAGCAGGTTGCTTTTGAAGGCATTGCTTCTGCCATCATACAAGGTAGAAACAAGGAAGGAGCTAGTTCAAGTGCCGCTCGAATAGTTTCCGCGCTGAAAGGCATGGCAAATGCAATGAGCTCAGGAAGACAAGAAAGAATCTCAACAGGGCTTTGGAATGTGGATGAAGAACCACTCACTGCAGAGAAAATTCTAGCTTTTACAATGCAGAAGATTGAGTTCATGGCTGTTGAAGCGTTGAAGATTCAAACTGACATGGCTGAGGAAGAAGCCCCATTTGATGTTTCAGCACTCAGCAACACAAAGGAAGAGAACAAAGACAGTAATGATCTATTGAGTTCTGCTGTTTCACTTGAGGATTGGATCAGGGACCAAAGCTACAATTCTGATACTGATGAACCATCAAGTATCACACTGATATTTGTAGTCCAGCTGAGGGATCCAATAAGAGGATTTGAAGCAGTTGGAGGTCCTGTGATGGTGCAAGTTCATGCTACAAGTGTGGACACAAAGGGTGATGATTACTACCAAGATGATGAGGAGAAAAGGTTCAAGGTAATGAGCTTGCATGTTGGAGGTTTCAAGGTGAGGAGTGGCACTACAAAGAAGAATATTGCATGGGAGACAGAGAAGCAAAGGCTAACTGCaatgcaatggttgattgaACATGGGTTGGGAAAGGCAGGGAAGAGAGGTAAACATGCATTGGTAAAAGGGCAAGATTTGTTGTGGAGCATTTCCTCAAGAATCATGGCTGACATGTGGCTCAAAACCATGAGAAATCCAGATATCAAACTAGTGAAGTAA